One window from the genome of Acomys russatus chromosome 30, mAcoRus1.1, whole genome shotgun sequence encodes:
- the F2rl1 gene encoding proteinase-activated receptor 2, which translates to MRSLSLAWLLGGVILLAASVSCNRTYPGEDLAAGRTKSKGRSLIGRPDTPPPVNGKGVTVEPRFSIDDFSTSVLTGKLTTVFLPVIYTIVFVIGLPSNGMALWVFLFRTKKKHPAVIYMANLALADLLSVIWFPLKIAYHLRGNNWIYGDALCKVLIGFFYGNMYCSILFMTCLSVQRYWVIVNPMGHPRKKANIAVGVSLAIWLLIFLVTIPLYVMKQTVYIPALNITTCHDVLPEAVLVGDMFNYFLSLAIGVFLFPAFLTASAYVLMIKTLRSSAMDEHSEKKRRRAIRLIVTVLAMYFICFTPSNLLLVVHYFLIKTQSQSHAYALYLVALCLSTLNSCIDPFVYYFVSQDFRDHAKNALLCRSVRTVNRMQISLTSNKFSRKSSSYSSSSTSVKTSY; encoded by the exons ATGCGAAGTCTCAGCTTGGCGTGGCTGCTGGGAGGTGTCATCCTTCTGGCGGCCTCGGTCTCCTGCAACCGGACCTACCCAGGTGAAGACCTTGC GGCGGGTA GAACTAAGAGTAAAGGAAGAAGTCTTATTGGCAGACCGGACACTCCCCCTCCAGTCAATGGGAAAGGAGTTACAGTAGAACCACGCTTCTCCATTGATGACTTCTCTACGTCCGTCCTCACTGGGAAGCTGACCACCGTCTTCCTGCCGGTCATCTACACTATTGTATTTGTGATCGGTTTGCCCAGTAATGGCATGGCCCTCTGGGTCTTCCTTTTCCGCACGAAGAAAAAGCACCCTGCCGTGATTTACATGGCCAACCTGGCCTTGGCAGACCTCCTGTCTGTCATCTGGTTTCCCTTGAAGATCGCCTACCACCTACGTGGCAACAACTGGATCTATGGGGATGCGCTTTGCAAGGTGCTTATCGGCTTTTTCTATGGCAACATGTACTGCTCCATCCTCTTCATGACTTGCCTCAGCGTGCAGAGGTACTGGGTGATAGTGAACCCCATGGGACACCCCAGGAAGAAGGCCAACATCGCCGTTGGCGTCTCCCTGGCCATCtggctcctgatcttccttgtcACCATCCCTTTGTATGTCATGAAGCAGACAGTCTACATCCCAGCCCTGAACATCACCACATGTCACGACGTGCTGCCGGAGGCGGTGTTGGTGGGGGACATGTTCAATTACTTCCTCTCCCTGGCCATTGGCGTCTTTCTCTTCCCAGCCTTTCTCACCGCGTCTGCGTACGTGCTCATGATCAAAACGCTCCGCTCTTCTGCCATGGATGAACACTCGGAGAAGAAAAGACGGAGGGCGATCAGACTCATCGTCACCGTGCTGGCCATGTACTTCATCTGTTTCACTCCCAGCAACCTTCTGCTCGTCGTGCATTACTTCCTCATTAAAACCCAGAGCCAGAGCCACGCCTACGCCCTCTACCTCGTCGCCCTCTGCCTGTCGACCCTCAACAGCTGCATCGACCCCTTTGTCTATTACTTTGTTTCACAGGATTTCCGGGATCACGCCAAGAACGCGCTCCTCTGTCGGAGCGTCCGCACTGTGAATCGCATGCAAATATCCCTCACCTCCAACAAGTTCTCCAGAAAATCCAGTTCTTATTCTTCGAGTTCGACCAGTGTTAAAACCTCCTATTGA